One Kitasatospora sp. MAP12-44 DNA segment encodes these proteins:
- a CDS encoding extracellular solute-binding protein, which produces MKARSRSLAAATVALAAAMVASGCSSSGSGANDSAAAAGSSGGVVKLDFWGWAPGYDQSVAAFNRTHPNIQVTFDKTASGSKGGYTKMLTAAKAGNAPCLAQVGYETLPSFAAAGALTDVTKFAATAQAQFAHWTWKQVTIGGQTYGIPVDTAPMALMYRKDLFAKYGITTAPVTWDEYAADAAKVHAADPSVYLGDFGNDAYNYAGLAWQAGAGWFGTSGDQWQVSVNSAGNQKVAGYWQGLLDKKLLKTDPSYDPSLYSDMAAGKVLSDVNAVWDAPIIASSVKDGAGQWAVAPMPVWDAANPVYGNDGGSATAILKGCGHAKEATEFATWMSTDADSVSNLIKVTGIYPAATSGLSNATLSAPDPFYGGQTIFDVFKAETSHINTDWQWGPTMTQTSTDLGDGLGQAGTGGTTLANMLAGVQTKTVAGMKQQGLSVSGS; this is translated from the coding sequence GTGAAGGCAAGATCCCGCTCCCTGGCCGCCGCCACCGTGGCCCTCGCCGCTGCGATGGTCGCCAGCGGCTGCTCCTCCAGCGGCTCCGGTGCGAACGACTCGGCGGCTGCGGCCGGCTCCTCCGGCGGCGTCGTGAAGCTGGACTTCTGGGGCTGGGCGCCGGGTTACGACCAGTCGGTGGCCGCGTTCAACCGGACCCACCCGAACATCCAGGTCACCTTCGACAAGACCGCCTCCGGCTCCAAGGGCGGCTACACGAAGATGCTCACCGCTGCCAAGGCGGGCAACGCCCCCTGCCTGGCGCAGGTCGGCTACGAGACGCTGCCCAGCTTCGCCGCCGCCGGCGCGCTGACGGACGTGACGAAGTTCGCCGCCACCGCCCAGGCGCAGTTCGCCCACTGGACCTGGAAGCAGGTGACGATCGGCGGCCAGACCTACGGCATCCCGGTGGACACCGCGCCGATGGCGCTGATGTACCGCAAGGACCTGTTCGCCAAGTACGGCATCACCACCGCGCCGGTCACCTGGGACGAGTACGCGGCCGACGCCGCCAAGGTGCACGCCGCCGACCCGAGCGTCTACCTCGGCGACTTCGGCAACGACGCCTACAACTACGCGGGCCTGGCCTGGCAGGCCGGCGCGGGCTGGTTCGGCACGTCCGGCGACCAGTGGCAGGTGAGCGTCAACAGCGCCGGCAACCAGAAGGTGGCTGGCTACTGGCAGGGCCTGCTGGACAAGAAGCTGCTCAAGACCGACCCGAGCTACGACCCCTCGCTCTACAGCGACATGGCCGCCGGCAAGGTGCTCTCCGACGTCAACGCGGTCTGGGACGCGCCGATCATCGCCAGCAGCGTCAAGGACGGCGCGGGCCAGTGGGCCGTCGCACCGATGCCGGTCTGGGACGCCGCCAACCCGGTGTACGGGAACGACGGCGGCTCCGCCACCGCGATCCTCAAGGGCTGCGGCCACGCCAAGGAGGCCACCGAGTTCGCCACTTGGATGAGCACCGACGCGGACAGTGTCAGCAACCTGATCAAGGTCACCGGCATCTATCCGGCCGCCACCTCGGGCCTGTCCAACGCGACGCTCTCCGCACCGGACCCCTTCTACGGCGGACAGACCATCTTCGACGTGTTCAAGGCCGAGACCTCGCACATCAACACCGACTGGCAGTGGGGCCCGACCATGACCCAGACCTCCACCGACCTCGGTGACGGTCTCGGCCAGGCCGGCACCGGCGGCACCACGCTGGCGAACATGCTCGCCGGCGTGCAGACCAAGACGGTGGCCGGCATGAAGCAGCAGGGCCTGAGCGTCTCGGGCAGCTGA
- a CDS encoding sensor histidine kinase encodes MPIRRLPRSLAGRLFAVQIVIVAAVVAGSAVLAYLTVAERAQDAAFGQVSATAYAVADSPTVRQAVTGPDPTAVLQPYAQRVCADAGVAFVTVMDTHGVRWTHPDPAQIGRPFLGHIEQALAGGTVRETYTGTLGRSVRVVTPVQDDRGRVIALVSVGIRVQSISRQLHGPLLMLAGVALAALALGGLGSYLANARLRRHTHGMGATELSHLYDYHQATLHSVREGLILLDRAGTVLLCNDAARELLGLEGPAEGRQFADLALPEALTRSVLDADPAHDELHLTADRVVVLNTSPIGPGPGLGTVVTLRDHTELQSLNGELDSVRGFSEALGAQAHEAANRLHAVVVLVELGRYREAVEFATAELELAQRLTDRVVAAVSEPVLAALLLGKTAEAAERGVELTLTEDSRIDDGVLPPELPARDLVTILGNLIDNAMDAAIANSAAHPGPPEVTVTARIEAGRLLLRVADTGAGIEPGEVDEVFRRGWSTKQARGHGLGLALVAQAARRNGGAVEVGRERGAVLTVRLPLQPTGALR; translated from the coding sequence ATGCCCATCCGTCGACTGCCGCGCAGCCTGGCCGGGCGGCTCTTCGCCGTCCAGATCGTGATCGTCGCCGCCGTGGTCGCCGGCAGCGCGGTCCTGGCGTACCTGACGGTCGCCGAGCGCGCCCAGGACGCGGCCTTCGGCCAGGTCTCCGCCACCGCGTACGCGGTCGCGGACTCCCCCACCGTCCGGCAGGCCGTCACCGGACCGGACCCCACCGCGGTGCTCCAGCCCTACGCGCAGCGGGTGTGCGCGGACGCGGGCGTCGCCTTCGTCACGGTGATGGACACGCACGGGGTGCGCTGGACCCATCCCGACCCGGCGCAGATCGGCCGGCCCTTCCTCGGCCACATCGAGCAGGCGCTGGCCGGCGGGACCGTCCGGGAGACCTACACCGGCACCCTCGGCCGGTCGGTGCGGGTGGTCACCCCGGTCCAGGACGACCGGGGGCGGGTGATCGCGCTGGTCAGCGTCGGCATCAGGGTGCAGTCGATCAGCCGGCAGCTGCACGGCCCGCTGCTCATGCTGGCCGGGGTCGCGCTGGCCGCGCTCGCGCTCGGCGGCCTCGGCAGCTACCTGGCCAACGCGCGGCTGCGCCGGCACACCCACGGCATGGGCGCCACCGAGCTGAGCCACCTCTACGACTACCACCAGGCGACGCTGCACTCGGTCCGGGAGGGCCTGATCCTGCTCGACCGGGCAGGCACGGTGCTGCTCTGCAACGACGCGGCCCGCGAGCTGCTCGGCCTCGAAGGCCCGGCGGAGGGACGGCAGTTCGCCGACCTCGCGCTGCCCGAGGCGCTGACCCGGTCGGTGCTGGACGCCGATCCGGCGCATGACGAGCTGCACCTCACGGCGGACCGCGTGGTGGTTCTCAACACCTCGCCAATCGGCCCCGGACCCGGCCTCGGCACCGTGGTCACACTGCGCGACCACACTGAACTTCAGTCACTGAACGGCGAGTTGGACTCCGTCCGGGGCTTCTCCGAGGCGCTCGGCGCGCAGGCTCACGAGGCAGCGAACCGGCTGCACGCGGTGGTCGTCCTGGTCGAACTGGGCCGCTACCGCGAGGCCGTGGAGTTCGCCACCGCCGAACTCGAACTCGCCCAACGACTCACCGACCGCGTGGTGGCCGCCGTCAGCGAACCGGTGCTGGCCGCCCTGCTGCTCGGCAAGACCGCCGAAGCGGCCGAGCGCGGCGTGGAGTTGACGCTCACCGAGGACAGCCGCATCGACGACGGCGTCCTGCCGCCCGAGCTGCCCGCCCGCGACCTGGTGACGATACTCGGCAACCTGATCGACAACGCCATGGACGCCGCGATCGCCAACTCCGCCGCGCACCCGGGGCCGCCCGAGGTGACGGTGACCGCGCGGATCGAGGCCGGCCGGCTGCTGCTGCGGGTCGCCGACACCGGAGCGGGGATCGAGCCGGGCGAGGTGGACGAGGTGTTCCGGCGCGGCTGGTCCACCAAGCAGGCGCGTGGGCACGGCCTCGGCCTCGCGCTGGTCGCCCAGGCGGCCCGCCGCAACGGCGGCGCCGTGGAGGTCGGACGTGAGCGGGGAGCCGTACTGACGGTCCGGCTCCCCCTGCAACCTACGGGGGCGCTGCGGTGA
- a CDS encoding carbohydrate ABC transporter permease: protein MTIRQSLSRWLILGVLLITSVYFLAPVWWLLVSSTKTNADLFSGNGFWFARFALFDNVHQVFAQQGGIYWQWLANSALYAVGGATVSTLIAALAGYTLAKYRFRGRELTFNSILAAVLVPQPLLAVPLYLMFSQIHLVNTYWAVLLPSMVSPFGVYLARIYAGSSVPDEIIEAGRIDGAGEFRIFATIALRVMSPALVTIFLFQFVAIWTNYLLPVLMLANDHLQPVTVGIVGWQAQRGIGPSAVPFNIVITAAAISAIPLVVLFLSLQRFWRSGLTAGSTK from the coding sequence GTGACCATCCGTCAATCACTCTCCCGCTGGCTGATCCTGGGCGTCCTGCTGATCACCTCGGTCTACTTCCTGGCACCGGTCTGGTGGCTGCTGGTCTCCTCCACCAAGACCAACGCCGACCTGTTCAGCGGCAACGGATTCTGGTTCGCCCGCTTCGCGCTCTTCGACAACGTCCACCAGGTCTTCGCCCAGCAGGGCGGCATCTACTGGCAGTGGCTGGCCAACAGCGCGCTCTACGCCGTCGGCGGCGCGACGGTCAGCACCCTGATCGCCGCGCTGGCCGGCTACACCCTGGCCAAGTACCGCTTCCGCGGCCGTGAGTTGACCTTCAACTCGATCCTCGCCGCGGTGCTGGTCCCGCAGCCGCTGCTCGCCGTGCCGCTCTACCTGATGTTCTCGCAGATCCACCTGGTCAACACCTACTGGGCGGTGCTGCTACCCAGCATGGTCAGCCCGTTCGGCGTCTACCTGGCCCGGATCTACGCCGGCTCCTCGGTCCCCGACGAGATCATCGAGGCCGGACGGATCGACGGCGCCGGCGAGTTCCGGATCTTCGCCACCATCGCGCTGCGGGTGATGTCCCCGGCCCTGGTGACCATCTTCCTCTTCCAGTTCGTCGCGATCTGGACCAACTACCTGCTGCCGGTGCTGATGCTGGCCAACGACCACCTCCAGCCGGTCACCGTCGGCATCGTCGGCTGGCAGGCCCAACGCGGGATCGGGCCCAGCGCCGTGCCGTTCAACATCGTGATCACCGCAGCCGCGATCTCCGCGATCCCGCTGGTCGTCCTCTTCCTGTCCCTGCAACGCTTCTGGCGCTCCGGCCTGACCGCCGGCAGCACCAAGTGA
- a CDS encoding sugar ABC transporter permease — MTTALRERAAGRSKATGAARPGRRRRGRPVALFLAPFLVPFAALYLAPIGYTVYQSLFRMHRSGLGLTAPTQVFAGLSNYATALGDADFRGSLLRVLLIGLVQVPLMLLFALGLALLLDAKTTLFKRFFRLAFFLPYALPGVVGAIMWSYLVAPGLSPISAAARHLGLHLDLTSNAMLAPTIGNMLTWGWTGYNMLIIYSALQAIPAELSEAATMDGCSAFGIAWRIKVPLVRPALVLTTVFSIIGTAQLYNEPAILHNVAPNLPSTYTPIYAAYDAVNANNFNAAAAESVILALLAFVLSFGFLKLVQRKGAAL, encoded by the coding sequence ATGACCACCGCTCTGCGCGAGCGGGCAGCCGGCAGGAGCAAGGCCACCGGCGCCGCCCGCCCCGGTCGCCGCAGGCGAGGGCGTCCCGTCGCCCTCTTCCTGGCCCCGTTCCTGGTGCCGTTCGCGGCGCTCTACCTGGCCCCGATCGGCTACACCGTCTACCAGAGCCTGTTCCGGATGCACCGCTCGGGTCTGGGCCTGACCGCACCCACCCAGGTCTTCGCTGGGCTGTCCAACTACGCCACCGCACTGGGCGATGCGGACTTCCGCGGCTCGCTGCTGCGGGTGCTGCTGATCGGCCTGGTGCAGGTGCCGCTGATGCTGCTGTTCGCGCTCGGCCTGGCGCTGCTGCTTGACGCGAAGACGACGCTCTTCAAGCGGTTCTTCCGACTGGCCTTCTTCCTGCCCTACGCGCTGCCCGGCGTGGTCGGCGCCATCATGTGGTCCTACCTCGTCGCACCCGGGCTGAGCCCGATCAGCGCCGCCGCCCGCCACCTCGGCCTGCACCTGGACCTGACCTCGAACGCCATGCTGGCGCCCACCATCGGCAACATGCTGACCTGGGGCTGGACCGGCTACAACATGCTGATCATCTACTCCGCCCTGCAGGCCATCCCCGCCGAGCTGAGCGAGGCGGCCACCATGGACGGCTGCTCGGCCTTCGGCATCGCCTGGCGGATCAAGGTGCCGCTGGTCCGCCCGGCACTGGTGCTGACCACCGTCTTCTCCATCATCGGCACCGCCCAGCTCTACAACGAGCCCGCCATCCTGCACAACGTCGCCCCCAACCTGCCCAGCACCTACACCCCCATCTACGCCGCCTACGACGCCGTGAACGCCAACAACTTCAACGCCGCCGCGGCCGAATCGGTGATCCTCGCGCTGCTCGCCTTCGTCCTGTCCTTCGGCTTCCTCAAGCTGGTCCAGCGCAAGGGAGCCGCTCTGTGA
- a CDS encoding response regulator, whose protein sequence is MTRPATIDVLVVEDDPVAAEAHALHVSRAPGFRTAGTAHSAAEALRFLESARAAGRPVDLTLLDLHLPDGHGLQLCRTLRAAGHSTDIIAVTSARELATVRQAVSAGVVQYLLKPFAAATLHERLDRYARYRESLARAGEATGQDEVDQAFAVLRTSERNTLPKGLSAPTLEAVATVLREADGSLSAAAAGAAAGVSRITARRYLEHLVDTGLAVREPRYGQVGRPELCYQARK, encoded by the coding sequence GTGACCCGGCCCGCGACGATCGACGTGCTGGTGGTCGAGGACGACCCGGTGGCGGCTGAGGCTCACGCGCTGCACGTCAGCCGCGCGCCGGGCTTTCGAACCGCCGGTACGGCGCACTCGGCGGCCGAGGCACTGCGCTTCCTGGAGAGCGCCCGGGCCGCGGGCCGACCGGTGGACCTCACCCTGCTCGACCTCCACCTGCCGGACGGCCACGGCCTCCAGCTCTGCCGCACCCTGCGGGCCGCCGGGCACAGCACCGACATCATCGCCGTGACCTCGGCCCGCGAGCTGGCGACGGTCCGCCAGGCGGTCTCGGCGGGCGTGGTGCAGTACCTGCTCAAGCCGTTCGCCGCCGCCACCCTGCACGAGCGCCTGGACCGCTACGCCCGCTACCGCGAGTCGCTGGCCCGGGCCGGCGAGGCCACCGGGCAGGACGAGGTGGACCAGGCCTTCGCCGTGCTGCGGACCTCCGAGCGCAACACCCTGCCGAAGGGCCTGAGCGCGCCCACCCTGGAGGCCGTCGCAACGGTGTTGCGGGAGGCGGACGGTAGCCTCTCGGCCGCCGCCGCGGGCGCGGCGGCGGGCGTCTCGCGGATCACCGCGCGCCGCTACCTGGAACACCTGGTGGACACCGGCCTGGCTGTCCGCGAACCACGCTACGGACAGGTCGGACGGCCCGAACTCTGCTACCAGGCACGGAAATAG
- a CDS encoding cation:dicarboxylase symporter family transporter — MAITATDRKRPADRTHYLYLAVLAAVLAGIVLGLAAPSFAVQLKPVGTGFVNLIKMMISPVIFCTIVLGVGSVSKAAKVGRVGGLALGYFLVMSTVALGLGLVVGNLLEPGSGLHLTQALAKAGHAQVVAGQQSTTDFLLGIIPTSLVSALTQGQVLQTLLVALLCGFALQALGAAGAPVLRGVEHLQRLVFRVMSMIMWVAPIGAFGAMAAVVGATGTAALKSLAVIMIGFYLTCAIFVLVVLGLLLRLVAGVNVLALLRYLSRELLLILSTSSSESALPRLIAKMEHLGVSRPVVGITVPTGYSFNLDGTAIYLTMSSIFISQAMDRPLSLGQQLSLLIFMVIASKGAAGVTGAGLATLAGGLQSHRPELVDGVGLIVGIDRFMSEARALTNFAGNAVATVLIGHWTGELDHARASEVLAGRLPFDETVLADPADHPAAIPEQQPQVGQRTPG, encoded by the coding sequence ATGGCGATCACCGCAACCGACCGGAAGAGACCGGCCGACCGCACGCACTACCTCTATCTCGCCGTGCTTGCGGCGGTCCTGGCCGGCATCGTGCTCGGCCTGGCGGCGCCGTCGTTCGCCGTCCAGCTCAAGCCGGTCGGGACGGGCTTCGTCAACCTGATCAAGATGATGATCAGCCCGGTGATCTTCTGCACCATCGTGCTGGGCGTCGGCTCGGTCAGCAAGGCCGCCAAGGTCGGCCGGGTGGGCGGCCTGGCACTCGGCTACTTCCTGGTGATGTCCACCGTCGCGCTCGGCCTCGGCCTGGTGGTCGGCAACCTGCTGGAGCCGGGCTCGGGGCTGCACCTGACCCAGGCGCTCGCCAAGGCCGGCCATGCCCAGGTGGTGGCGGGCCAGCAGAGCACCACCGACTTCCTGCTCGGCATCATCCCGACCAGCCTGGTCTCCGCGCTCACCCAGGGCCAGGTGCTGCAGACCCTGCTGGTCGCGCTGCTCTGCGGCTTCGCGCTCCAGGCGCTGGGTGCCGCCGGCGCGCCCGTGCTGCGCGGCGTGGAGCATCTGCAGCGGCTGGTCTTCCGCGTGATGTCGATGATCATGTGGGTGGCCCCGATCGGCGCCTTCGGCGCGATGGCGGCGGTGGTCGGAGCGACCGGCACCGCGGCGCTCAAGAGCCTGGCCGTCATCATGATCGGCTTCTACCTGACCTGCGCGATCTTCGTGCTCGTGGTGCTCGGCCTGCTGCTGCGCCTGGTCGCCGGCGTCAACGTCCTCGCGCTGCTGCGCTACCTGAGCCGCGAGCTGCTGCTGATCCTCTCCACCTCCTCCTCCGAGAGCGCGCTGCCGCGGTTGATCGCCAAGATGGAGCACCTCGGCGTCAGCCGTCCGGTGGTGGGCATCACCGTGCCGACCGGCTACAGCTTCAACCTGGACGGCACCGCCATCTACCTGACGATGTCCTCGATCTTCATCTCGCAGGCGATGGACAGGCCGCTCTCGCTCGGCCAGCAGCTCTCCCTGCTGATCTTCATGGTGATCGCCAGCAAGGGCGCCGCCGGCGTCACCGGCGCCGGCCTCGCCACCCTGGCCGGCGGCCTCCAGTCGCACCGGCCCGAACTCGTGGACGGCGTCGGCCTGATCGTCGGCATCGACCGCTTCATGTCCGAGGCCCGCGCGCTGACCAACTTCGCCGGGAACGCGGTGGCCACCGTCCTGATCGGCCACTGGACCGGCGAACTCGACCACGCCCGGGCGAGCGAGGTCCTGGCCGGGCGGCTCCCGTTCGACGAGACCGTCCTCGCCGACCCCGCCGACCACCCGGCCGCCATCCCCGAGCAGCAGCCGCAGGTGGGGCAGCGGACCCCCGGGTAA
- a CDS encoding ROK family transcriptional regulator produces the protein MKQALQGTGVRELAMARPAVARDRSASRRANLSMVLRLLRDEGPRSRARIAEDTGLPKATVSHLIAELLDGGLVREGEAERDRSAVGRPGQAVDVDGSGVHGLGAELNVDYISLLALNLRGEVTFERRTPLDVRALGPETALDAVAQLAAEGMAAVRGAGGRIVGITLATPGAVDMDAGVVKYASNIGWREVPALAGLHERLGPDTPQLHLENDAKLGALAEYVSASADNVRDLVYVTGQTGVGVGIIAGGQLLRGTGGYAGEVGHLRLVPSDEPCACGRRGCWETMVGREALLRYAADPADLVRDPTIDLGRRLAELRNRAHAGDSRTLEALSRIADHLAPGLALLADILNPRLLVLGGHFAYFGEHLIDAVTAQVHQQVMAPDAGGSEIVLSRLGLASTAQGGALLALDAVYQDPTAAMTGT, from the coding sequence GTGAAACAGGCGCTGCAGGGCACGGGCGTACGCGAGCTGGCCATGGCACGCCCGGCCGTCGCGCGGGACCGGTCCGCGTCCCGGCGGGCGAACCTGAGCATGGTGCTGCGGCTGCTGCGCGACGAGGGCCCGCGCTCCCGGGCCCGGATCGCCGAGGACACCGGCCTGCCCAAAGCCACGGTCTCCCACCTGATCGCCGAACTGCTCGACGGCGGCCTGGTCCGGGAGGGCGAGGCCGAACGCGACCGAAGCGCGGTGGGCCGGCCCGGCCAAGCGGTCGACGTGGACGGCAGCGGCGTCCACGGACTGGGCGCCGAGCTCAACGTGGACTACATCAGCCTGCTCGCCCTCAACCTGCGCGGCGAGGTCACCTTCGAGCGCCGCACACCGCTGGACGTACGCGCACTCGGCCCCGAGACGGCACTGGACGCGGTGGCCCAGCTGGCCGCCGAAGGGATGGCCGCAGTACGCGGCGCGGGCGGCCGCATCGTCGGCATCACCCTGGCCACCCCCGGCGCCGTCGACATGGACGCGGGGGTCGTCAAGTACGCGTCCAACATCGGCTGGCGCGAAGTCCCGGCGCTCGCCGGCCTGCACGAGCGGCTCGGCCCCGACACCCCGCAGCTGCATCTGGAGAACGACGCCAAGCTCGGCGCCCTGGCCGAATACGTGTCGGCCTCCGCCGACAACGTGCGCGACCTGGTCTACGTCACCGGCCAGACCGGCGTGGGCGTCGGCATCATCGCCGGCGGCCAACTCCTGCGCGGCACCGGCGGATACGCGGGCGAGGTCGGGCACCTGCGCCTGGTCCCCTCGGACGAGCCCTGCGCCTGCGGGCGGCGCGGCTGCTGGGAGACCATGGTCGGGCGGGAGGCGCTGCTGCGCTACGCCGCCGACCCGGCGGACCTGGTCCGCGACCCGACGATCGACCTCGGCCGGCGCCTGGCCGAGCTGCGCAACCGCGCGCACGCCGGCGACTCGCGCACCCTGGAGGCGCTCAGCCGGATCGCCGACCACCTGGCGCCCGGCCTCGCCCTGCTGGCGGACATCCTCAACCCCCGACTCCTGGTGCTGGGCGGCCACTTCGCCTACTTCGGCGAGCACCTGATCGACGCGGTGACCGCTCAGGTGCACCAGCAGGTGATGGCCCCCGACGCCGGCGGCAGCGAGATCGTCCTCTCCCGCCTCGGCCTGGCGAGCACAGCGCAGGGCGGCGCGCTGCTGGCACTGGACGCTGTGTACCAGGACCCGACGGCGGCGATGACGGGCACGTAG
- a CDS encoding TetR/AcrR family transcriptional regulator → MPPADPRPLRADARRNRERLLEVAVRAFAQGGPEVTLDAIAKQAGVGIGTLYRHFATREELVEAAYRSELAKLCAAAAELLTTHQPDEALRAWMDSFVDYMTTKRGMADALRALIASGGDPFSHSRSMLTTAITELLQAGATAGLLRSDAEPEDVLFSLSGLSLAATTPEHRARMGRLLDLLMDGLRYHAAANAC, encoded by the coding sequence ATGCCCCCCGCCGACCCCAGGCCGCTCCGCGCCGATGCGCGCCGCAATCGCGAGCGACTGCTGGAGGTGGCCGTACGGGCCTTCGCCCAGGGCGGCCCCGAGGTGACGCTCGACGCGATCGCCAAGCAGGCCGGCGTGGGCATCGGCACCCTCTACCGTCACTTCGCCACCCGCGAGGAGCTGGTGGAAGCGGCCTATCGCAGCGAACTGGCGAAGCTCTGCGCCGCCGCCGCAGAGCTCCTGACGACCCACCAGCCGGACGAGGCGCTGCGCGCCTGGATGGACAGCTTCGTCGACTACATGACGACCAAGCGCGGGATGGCCGACGCACTGCGCGCCCTCATCGCCTCCGGTGGCGACCCCTTCTCGCACAGCCGGTCGATGCTGACCACCGCCATAACCGAGCTGCTGCAAGCCGGCGCGACGGCCGGCCTGCTGCGCTCCGACGCCGAGCCGGAGGACGTGCTGTTCAGCCTGAGCGGCCTGTCGCTGGCCGCCACGACGCCGGAGCACCGAGCCCGGATGGGACGCCTCCTCGACCTCCTCATGGACGGCCTGCGCTACCACGCGGCCGCGAACGCCTGCTGA